AAACTATAAAGGTTTGCTAATCAGTAGTATGAAtcattagagcatctccaatggtacACAAAactttactctatatttcactctatagTCTTATCTAActttaatatttctaatttcaactaatgtaaattttttttcatctaCTATATTATGAAGCCTTTAACGGGGGAATATATTGTTTGATGCCATTGTTCATGCAGGGTGCACTAAAAATAAGCAAAACCGACGCGAAATTCTCATAATCAAACACGATTAAATAAATGGACTAGTGGATTTATTGTAGAATATCTCAAACCAAAGCTGTCAAAAGATACTTCAAATTAAATAATTCACCAAATAAGTGATTACAAGAGACGCCAATAATATATGGAAAGACTTGCAATTGCAGAGAGTTTCTTTTAAATCATACTCAATAAATTAATAGTCTAATTGACTAAATCCAAGTGTGCACTGTGACCTAGTGGTCAAGGTTTAAAAGCTTCTATATCAAGTTTGAAGTTCGAATCCCAGACAGCGCAATTTCTACAGGAAGAGGTATGAGTCTCAATTCCCAGATAAAGCGAATTAcgcaaaaaatagaaaaaatgcttacaagagatcttcagTATGGCGCAAGGAGTACCGTCAGGAATGGATCTCATAGGACTAAGGTAGGTAAAATTGTCGGCTGTAATATCGTCTATGCAATGTTTCTCAtaatttgtaatagcataattaaccgGACAACGAAAAAAGACTAATACCAATCAACACATTCTTGCAGTATATCATCGACAATAAAACATTATGTTAGCTTCACTATGTATTATATTAGTATCCCTTAAAAAAGGAACATATTCGATTAGGATCATGCATGATTAATAACCATCAtttgatcatcatcatgatTATAAGAGACAAGCATgcggtgttcaaaaaaaaaaaaaagaaacaatcatGCATATATCCGCCGCAGCCCTTGCATTATGCGCAAAGCACATATGATTTCAGATTTTTAGGCgtatgttgatttttttacatttgattaggagcATGCATCTTTATTCGTTGTTTCAGGTTTTCAGACTAATCTATTCCTTTTGAAATAGTAACGTTGACGATGCATATATCTTATACTCAACAGGAAGCTGTCTTAAACCAATAATTGTAGATTTAATTTCAGTACACTAAATGTTTGATTCGTTTTCAGTATTTGAGTGTTTTTTAAAGGTTTATACGTGTTTCAATTATGATCACCTATATGCAAATAATCTTAGAACAATaacatttcaataattttgAAATCAACATTTCGACAAGATAATTAAATTTAGCCCATTATTTTATCATAGAGGtaattttagtataatatattgaatatttattCTGGtgcatattaatattaatatataataagcagcgatgtaaataaataaatttaaaatgtaatattataTAGAGAAGaaccttttttttcttatttaacgAACCCTTGTTTTGGTGGGGAAGGATCGAATAGTTTGCATGGTTGACCTTCATGCACTAGAATAGAAGTTCTacgtttttttttgaacaataacTTCTACGTTGTAACTATGTATTATAACTACTGTATTATTTATTACTCCATTGAAACCAAaaatacacatatgagagaacATATGAGCTGTTctcatacaaaaaaaacattccttgtatatatatattattatcgtatcataaatatttatttggtgCAAACACCTTCCGTGAAGGTGCACAGCTAGATACTCGATTTATTGCACTGTACTCTAGTTTACGCTAAGCTTGAAAAAGATAAAGATAGGTGACAGATAGTCTGACCAAGTCTGACAGAGTCATAGGTGGGAAAgttatttatattcatttttaatactAGTAAGAGTCTGATATGCTGACTGTGTTATATAGACATCTCTATGTATTTGCTATAAATAGAAGGATAAGACAGAAACATCTAAGAGAGAAGAAGTTGACAACTTCTTTGTGAACGCATTGGTCTTCAAAGCAATGTGCTGAAAAGCTCATGACACTCGTTAAACCATAAGCTGTAGTGAAACTCATGctacattttaccaaaaaaaactcaagctaCATCGTAGTTTATTTCATTTTCCTTATtcgaaataaaatatattggtGTAAGCATATTCAAATTAAATAGTATTATTTAATCACTAGAAATTTACAACATATACTACCAACAGAAGATTCTGCATTATAAGATAATTTTCAATCCGAGGTCTTTctatttacaaaaagaaaattatagagAACCGAAGCAACAAAAAGCTCCTTGATTATTGAAGAACATGATTTAGTCTTATTTATTTATGGGTTTTAGAGTCGATTTGTTTGAATGCTattgataatatataaatgtatcAGTCCTTAGGTTTGTGTTTTATGTCACGACGATCCACAAAACTGATCAGAAGACGTCTGTTTTCTCTTTATAGGTCTCAAGCCATTGTTGTTCTCTGTCGTCGTTTCATCTTTTGTACCACCTGATAAGTCTCTAGTCGAACCATTGTCACTCTTATTCATCTCCATCGTTGAAGAAGAACCCGTGAAGAAACCACCACCAGAAACACGTGGAATCGCCATCCCCACTGGTTGTTGCATCCCCTGCACCTGGAACTGTGGTCCGTGGTTAACCGAGGGACCGGCACGGCTCATATCAGGTAAGCCCATTGCATAAGGCATTCCCATACCCATTGCCATTGCTGCTGCAGCAGCCGGGTAATGGCCCATACCCGGTGGGAACATAACCGGTGGCATGTAGTAACCAGAAGCCATTGACATGATCTGAAGTTGAGATTATTAGTTagtatgatatttattttattaattttagtgtAGCAAGTGTTACCTGTACTTGAAGTTGAAGTGACTTGAGATATTCGATTGCTTCATCTAGCATTGAAGCTTTGTCCACCTTTTTATTACCATACAAAGCTTTCGAGTTGGTGAATATCTTGAAGAGCATTGCTCATCATTTCATAAATACATAATCGAGTGACAAAGTATATATAAAAGGAGACCTTGTTGCAGTTTGGTATGAGTTCTTGAAGAGCACGCATCTTCTCGTTAATCCTATCACGCCGTCTCTGAAAATCAAGAACAGTGTGAGTTGAGAAATAGAACAATAAACCCTTTGAGTAGGCCTGCGGATTTTGtctaaaccgaaccaaattttttggttttttggttcAGTTATGTTTGAATTCGGTTTAGTTCGGTAAGGTTTTGAAGAATGATGcggttttcggtttggtttggttttcaattttccaaaaaaccaaaaaataaccaaaatatcctaaattaaccaaaccaaactaaccgaaataaccaaatttaaccaaaaatatccgatttttgtaagaaaaattatatcaatttcaaaccaaaaaccaaaaaatcatttcggaaataaaatttaaaaccaagaTTAACCGAAAATCGAACCAAATTTTCGGTTCATTTCGGTGGGACTGTGGATGAACTGAATAAACCGAAAataccgaataaaccgaaaccTCATGCCTACTTTGGAGAGAATTCACTCACTCACCCTTTCAGACAGATTATGTACTTCCGCCGACCTGCTTCTCTTTGAACCAGTGCCTGTTCTTGATGGAGCTGCTTCTTTTCTTCCATCTCCTGATTCTCCTTCAACATCCTGCTCAACAACATCCAAGAACAACAATCAAGCCACAAAGAGAATAAGCAAGATTTTCAAATGATAACGAGTTTAAACTTACTTCACTATGACAGTCAATATCTTGAACATCCGAATGCTTTCTTTTAACAGAAAGCGAAGGACTTTCAGATGGACCATCAAGACTATTACCAGACCCAACAGAAGAACACACAACAGCCTTCTCACTCTCCTGCTCTTTTCTACCGGAATCTTCTGAAACTAGGCAAGCCTTTTGGCTATCCTTAGCCATAGCAGAGGCAACAGAATCGTTGAGAACCTCTTTAGCTCCAAGAACTTTGGTCTGAAACACTTTAGGTGGGCTTTGAGGACTCTTCTCTTTAGATCTATCAGCGTTGTTATTAGTACTCTTCCCCAAAGTGGCAGGTCGCAAGAAGTGCGAAAAGTTGATCAAACCAGGCTTGTTGCTTGTGGTTACTAACGGTTCTCTAGCTCTATCAGTTCCATAGAGAGAATGTGATTGAAAGCCGTTATACTGAGAGGAAGAAGCAGcagcaggaggaggaggagctgaTTCATTGCCATTGTTTCTTCTCTGAAACAACGCCATGTCCTCCTCTTGTAAGAAGTCAGAGCAGTATCCATCTAaggattgatgatgatgattcagcCATGGGACAAAGTCATCGTCTTGACTCAAACCCGTCATCAGAGAAGGTACTGGCATAGGGATCTCGTCCATCACCGTCGTCTTTGAGGCGTTTCCGATCTCTCTAGGCCTAGAAGAGGTTCCTTGATGTGGTGGAGGAATGTTCTTTGATCTGCTTTGAGTTGAAACCTGACCGTTCTCCCAAACAAGCTCAACAACTTCATCTACAGGTCTGTTATCAAACATTCAAAGTGATGAACTTTGAAACAGAGCAGTTACAAAGAGAGAAATGAACTCACGGAGAAGTGTTATTGTCTTGAGCAGCTTTGGAGAGCCTGAAAAGCTCAAACAGAGGCATGGTGCTGCTGCTTACAGACAGAAACAGAGTCTCTTTTTCACTTTGTaatgtctgaaaaaaaaaaagaaatagaaaaagaaaacgaTGTCTCTGTCAATaatcaaatgtaaaaataaCAGAGAGATTGattcatattattaaaattaatgccAATGATTAATTAGTCTATTAAACCAATTGTTTAATAATCAGAGTGAAGAACGATTCATTAATAAGCtctgaaacaaataaaaatcaaatctttCGCTCTGTTCCCTGAATCGAAACAGAGACCCGTAAAAACCCAGAAACAGAACAGTCTATAATTTGAAATCTATTGTAGACGCTGACCTGATAAAAAGGGTAGTAGCAATCGAAGAAAACGAAAGAGAAAGTGAGATCCTTGAAGCACTAAATGGAAAGTGTGAATGGACGAGaacagaggaggagaagaaggcgGCAGAGAGGGGGAGTAGTAGTAATCTGAAGAAAGTAGAGTacgcggagagagagagagagagaagacaaaTTGACGCACaagacggagagagagagatagagaggggaggagaggagaggagagggGGGACCAAATCGTCGCACGCACTGTAACAGaggattttgatttgattttcacAGTCTCTGAGACGCTTCTCTCTCGAACATTCAACTTTTAAGCTTCGCACTACCTTTTACTCTTCtccatatttttcttttttctttcttttccactattttttctcctttttattaacgaatatatttattttataggaTGTTATTGCAAAATGAGAAATCTAGTTAAACTTTGTGTTGGCTACTttgaatatatgaaaattatatatataaatatatattgaaaaaatatgaaaattatatttatatgagTACTCTGGtgcatgatattttttttttactagactaatttattttcaagtattttagagtTTACCTCGTTAGTATTGTTAGAATAAACAAAAGAAgtgaaataattattattttttattttataaacttgTCAATAAAATAGAGTTATATTTTTGGGAAATTGCTATaattactatttaaaattttcattgttaCTCTAGATTTGATAGGAGTAACATTTTTATCTTTCCTTCcactttatatttttgtcattttcattttaatatttctcCTTCTTACTCTCTAAATTAAGTTACCAGTCACAGCTTTAACATGAGGTGGTGTTTTGGCGAAAAAGATAAGAGATCATAGATGTTTATAATAAGAAAACTAAAGAGAAAGGGACCTAGAAAAGAGAGTTGGAAACATGGGTAATGATGGGTTATTACTGACTGAACCAAATTGCTTCTCACCGACCTCTCTGCACACACCTGTTGTCTCTGTTACATGGCACCGCTATAAGCATGAAAATAATACTATAGTAGAATATATTATCTTATCTTAAAAGTGACATGGGCCTGTGATTCTCACTAAAGTCTTGTGATGATGTGTTATCATAAAGGAACACTGCCAAAAAGATCACACACCTAGTGGGATTTGAACAACCTTGTCTCTCTTTATCTATCTTGGTAATAATAAAAGATTTGACTCtctaatcattaattttttttctcaaatcttcTTACTATACTAATCATCCTTAAGTTTGGGGACTCACTTGGctagttatatttatatacaataacATGTACTTCTTTTGTCAAGTATGTTTGGTATCTAAACTAATGAAACCAATCATTTGCTTATTAATAACTCAGATTTTGTTTAATCATGGAatgttttatacatttatttttccAGACTATTCTTCTAGACCTTTAATCTTAGAATCTACTTCCTTCCTTcctatatcttttttttttgggaattacCTTCCAATATTATAACTGAATCATTAACCATATATCatgaatttaaatatctaaaacttaCGAAAATGAAAAGATAGATATTCTGACCGGGCCTCGtagtctggtggtaaaggaacctcggctgaAGTGTTTGCCATCACGAGTTCGAGCTCCGACCACAGCAGATTTAACATGGTTTTCGTTTGGCCTCCAGGACCTTCCTCGCCAGTTCCGGTTGGACACGGTGAGATCGGAATAAAGTCCGGatacctggattatcaaaaaaaaaaaaaaaaaaaaaagatagatatcCACCAAATATGGGAGATCTACAATAATATAACTACGAAGCTTAACACTTCTCGGCTGTAGCCGGTAAATGaagtgtatattttgaaaatttaatatttcacaATATAATCATAGGTGTAGAAAGAGTTTATCTAATTTCGTTAATCCAATTTCTTAAGGTTTTTGTATAAATCTGGCCATACTCACGATGCTCAGCGAATTTGAGAAACTGCCAATATGAATAGTTTTAGCTCCTTATTTGTATTTGCATGGACCATTAGTGTCACCACTGTAGTTTATCCCCATCTAACGTAAAGACAACGAATTCAACGAAATAATCTTAAAGACATTGAATTCAACGAAATAATtcgaataaataaataaaaaccatataaaaccaaataaaacccATTCAAGGAGATATATATGTTAGGCCAATACTCAAAATAATGGCAACACCCTGTCCCCGCAAAATTCTCAATCCACCATGACCATGGAATATGCCAACAAGTTTTGATATGCTTACGATAAGCAAAATAAAGATACGCAAAAATCTTTTACCTCACTATCATAATCGCTTAGAAAATATAACCTCAGGACTCTGGAGTTGGCCCTtctacaatgttttttttttttttccatctaagattttatttattatataattaaaccTTACAAACCTATTACAAGAGCCATTCAAGCCCAGACTAAAAACCTAACACGGCAACAACATTATAAGGCCCAACAACGGCCCATAAACCAAACCACCCACACTAAAGCGGAACGCATCACTTCTTCCACGTGTTCAAATTACGGTAAACGAGATCCACGTGTTTGAAGACCAAACCCCTCGTCTTCACCGACATGCAGATCGTCGCCGACACAGGGAACCACCGGCTCAACCGGGACCAAACCTCACGATCTTCACGGTGTGCACCATCTTAGCCATATCACCAAACTTCGGAGAGCTTCCATCAACCTATGTTGAGATCTCGTCCAAGCCAAACACCGAAGACCCATCACATGCAACGGAATCACCACTGGCGGAGAGCTTACATCGACCGTTGTCGAGATCTCATCCGCCACCTTAACTCCAGAAAAACCGAAGCTTTCCACCAAACggaaaacttttagaaaatcgATTGCTTCCTAAAAACTAGATACACATAGCCGCCATCTTCACCAAAGGAGAGTGAAACGCGGAGATAAGCCGACCGTCCTTTGCCGGAGAAGAAGGCAAGGACGTCGGAGACAAAAAACCAGCCGACAACACCGGAAGATATGGTGCGTTGCCGGAGGCAGAAGCCGACTGAATTACCGAGAGGACAAGTATATGGCCAGCAGTCAGGTTAttaagttttattatattacgTCAAAAACGTCGCTTTACGTCATCATAGAAGCAAATTTGTTGGAGGAGCTTTAGCCTTTAGGTGATGATCATAATCACGATCGACTATGGTGAGTGACTATGGGTGATGATAGATGACTCGAGACACGTGGTTAGTAGGGACAGAAGATAATCAAGATATGACACGTGTGATATGGCATATAACATGCTATGTTATGACActattgtttaaatatattttgcgAAATGCTGACCAGAAACAATGTTTGACACAAATGTGTATAAtgtttaaatatctttttcaAAATGCAATGAACTACTACACTTTGACACGCGAGTTTTGATGTCCCTACTTCCTTGGACTGtccaaaaaacaaatcaatcccAACTATAAACCATATCCAGTTAACTTTTGTTTGTGAATTTAATATATGAGGTTGGATCAGAAGCAAAATCAAACTGACATTAGTATTCTTTACCTTCTACCGTGTAAAATTGATAGTGTAATTCTTCAATCTTACTGTTGTTGGCACTACGAACGTGCGAAGCTAAATGTGATATCTTGGTTGTGAGGAAAATGGTAGCGTGTGCAAAGTAAAATATTACCGTATACAAAGTGAAATTTACaataatctaaaactaaaaatagaCCAAACTAAACGTAGCAGTTAACTTATATACATGAGTTATAGAGATTTGTTGTCAATTTTGACAATTGTTATAATCAGACATCATAATTCATATAATGTAAAGTCAACTCTTGTGTAACAAAGAGGAAAACAatctctatataaaaaaaaagatttcaaaatgtAGCATTGCTCATTGGGCCATATTCACCGGCTCATTAAATAGAGCCCATTAACAACACCTTTAGtaaatagattaatattttttgaataagccctaattttctcaaaaccggagacagacacacacaatGAATCTTCCGTCGTCGACTTCGGTGACGTCAGCTTCGGATCCGGACACTTCACCGGAAAATTCCCCGGAGACATGCGAAGGCTGCGGCATCCGAGACTCCTGGGTCACACACTCGGCTCGTTTCCGTTGCATCATCCGCTTCTACTGCACGCACTGCCTCCTACGCAAACACCCGACGTCGTTTTGCCCCTCCTGCTACGCCTTCTACGATTCCTCCCCGCCGCACCACTCTCGCCGCGTCTCCTGCTCCGACTGCGGCTCCTACACGCACATCCACTGCGCCGACGAAGCAAACTCCACTCCTTACCGCTGTCCCCCTTGCCGTGACCCTgactccttctccttcttccgCCCTATCATCGACGCCAACGGCGTCCGCTGCGTCGATAAATCCCTCTCGGGAGCGTTCTTATGCGCGGCCAAGATCTCTGCCTCTTCCATGAACAAGGCCGTCAGCTTCGCTAAATGCGAAGCTGAGCGGAAAGGAAAAGACGCTGCCGTAGCGAGGAAGAGAGCACGCGAGGCTCTGGATGACGTCATCAAGCTCGACGAGAAGGCGAAGTCGGACGTTGAGTTCTCCGCGAATCGAGATCAGAAACCAAGTCTGAGTCCTGCATCCACCAATTCATATCAACTCAAGAAACCGAAGGCAGATCACCCTTCAGTTAAGTAAGAACATTAATGTTTTGTCTGGACAACAGACAAGTATGATAACTTGAAGCAGTTCGTGACTTCGTGTTCTCCATGAAAGAAGCTTCAAGCTAGGATTCGAGTTTGGTGTTAGATTATGCAAGTGATCTCCTTTATTTTAGGTGACTTTGTGTAGAAGTAGTTTTTGGAACTAAACAAATGCTTCAAGTTATTCATATGAATATTTTAAGATCTATTTCCTCTATTTTATCATATAaggttttagaatattttttttgtttcaaaatataatttatttttacatttcaaTGGATGATGCTATTTGTTTGCTATtagttaaattatatctaatatatatgaaatgatatttttgaaaGTATAACAACTTTCTTAATTAACATGCTTTTTTTAGGTAAAACTGTTTACAGTATAAAACAAAGGGAGTATTTAAACATTTAGAGTATATATGCtatgattataaataaaaactaacacAAAAGCATATATTCATAGTGCCTTTTGTTAACAAAAGGGGATGGTCACACAAGATGTTTCTCCTTGAGACTAAGAACAGTGTCTCTAAGGCTTGTTTCTGTAGGAGTAAACTCAATCCCCAAACTTTTCACCTTTTCTACATTTACTTTGCAAGTCATCGAATTCAAATCAATCTCTTCATtcctaaaaaaaagtttataaaaagtttGTTAGGCTTGTAGAATATAAACATGATTAttactcaaaaaataaaataaaacttactCATGAGCAATACACAAATCAGGAAAGAATTCACGTAAGATTTTCTCAATCTCCTCCGTTGTGACAATCGGAGCATCAATGATGTATCTGCCTTTGGCTGAAGGAGTCTCGAGCGCCTTGATATGAGCTAGAGCAACATCCCTCACGTCCACAAGTCTATGATGCTTCCTATTAAAAGTGTTCTTACcttttataaaatctataacCACATCTACTGAGAAATTAATAGTTGGTTGTAGGACTGGTCCAATAACGAGTCCTGGATTCATTACGACCAAGTCCAAGTTGTTGTCCTTGGCAAACGTCCATGCCGCATTTTCGGCCAAAGTCTTGGAGAGTATATACCATTGCTGGATacgagaaaataaaataaaaaaggtaatTAAGAAATAATGAGAGTTCTAATAACTCATTGATTTGTGAAAGAACAATGTAAGAAAACCTTTTCCTCCTCACAGACACTTGGATCAGAGAAGGTTGTTTCGTCTAGTAAGACGTTTGGTCCCAAGGGGAAGTTAGGAGAAAGAAGTGTGGCCATGGACGACGTTAAAATGACCCTCTTGACAGAAGACACTTTAGTGCATGTTGCTAGTACGTTAATAGTTCCCTTGACGGCTGGTTCTATCAGCTCAGCCTGTATAATCAATAGTAACTATCAAGTTTCTAACAACAATTCAAGCAAGTAAACTAGTAAGGATTGTGTTGGTTTGAACAAAGTACTATTTGTTGACGCACCT
The window above is part of the Brassica napus cultivar Da-Ae chromosome C8, Da-Ae, whole genome shotgun sequence genome. Proteins encoded here:
- the LOC106419805 gene encoding transcription factor PIF3, with protein sequence MPLFELFRLSKAAQDNNTSPPVDEVVELVWENGQVSTQSRSKNIPPPHQGTSSRPREIGNASKTTVMDEIPMPVPSLMTGLSQDDDFVPWLNHHHQSLDGYCSDFLQEEDMALFQRRNNGNESAPPPPAAASSSQYNGFQSHSLYGTDRAREPLVTTSNKPGLINFSHFLRPATLGKSTNNNADRSKEKSPQSPPKVFQTKVLGAKEVLNDSVASAMAKDSQKACLVSEDSGRKEQESEKAVVCSSVGSGNSLDGPSESPSLSVKRKHSDVQDIDCHSEDVEGESGDGRKEAAPSRTGTGSKRSRSAEVHNLSERRRRDRINEKMRALQELIPNCNKVDKASMLDEAIEYLKSLQLQVQIMSMASGYYMPPVMFPPGMGHYPAAAAAMAMGMGMPYAMGLPDMSRAGPSVNHGPQFQVQGMQQPVGMAIPRVSGGGFFTGSSSTMEMNKSDNGSTRDLSGGTKDETTTENNNGLRPIKRKQTSSDQFCGSS
- the BNAANNG25860D gene encoding uncharacterized protein BNAANNG25860D, producing the protein MNLPSSTSVTSASDPDTSPENSPETCEGCGIRDSWVTHSARFRCIIRFYCTHCLLRKHPTSFCPSCYAFYDSSPPHHSRRVSCSDCGSYTHIHCADEANSTPYRCPPCRDPDSFSFFRPIIDANGVRCVDKSLSGAFLCAAKISASSMNKAVSFAKCEAERKGKDAAVARKRAREALDDVIKLDEKAKSDVEFSANRDQKPSLSPASTNSYQLKKPKADHPSVK
- the LOC111209098 gene encoding phenylacetaldehyde reductase; amino-acid sequence: MNGGGKVVCVTGASGYIASWIVKLLLLRGYTVKATVRDPKDQKKTDHLLALDGARERLQLFKASLLEEGSFEHAIDGCDAVFHTASPVKIIATDPQAELIEPAVKGTINVLATCTKVSSVKRVILTSSMATLLSPNFPLGPNVLLDETTFSDPSVCEEEKQWYILSKTLAENAAWTFAKDNNLDLVVMNPGLVIGPVLQPTINFSVDVVIDFIKGKNTFNRKHHRLVDVRDVALAHIKALETPSAKGRYIIDAPIVTTEEIEKILREFFPDLCIAHENEEIDLNSMTCKVNVEKVKSLGIEFTPTETSLRDTVLSLKEKHLV